One genomic segment of Brassica napus cultivar Da-Ae chromosome A3, Da-Ae, whole genome shotgun sequence includes these proteins:
- the LOC106440790 gene encoding uncharacterized protein LOC106440790, with amino-acid sequence MEIEVSSSTPDDSVNRVVLDSIRVKRKTLQNLLEDCQRALELLNLTETGPAGDGVEAGGSQEDNNSDSPEREEEFSSSSSSDQGDPETDKLYDLIKSRVEGHDFREKIELAQVSLLQDLPDGSSTWDVVSEDDVWGEGETEDDYVLVREEDIADGIACFMATYLSSLKQTKDISPDQLQKALSTMFSVKKRKGKLRKAWEGSKVIYNVASWSATAIGIYQNPMILSIASKAFWVSCKAISKLV; translated from the exons ATGGAAATCGAGGTCTCCAGCTCGACTCCTGATGATTCAGTAAACCGCGTCGTCTTAGATAGCATCCGAGTCAAGCGGAAGACGTTGCAGAATCTTCTCGAGGATTGCCAGCGAGCTCTCGAGCTGCTCAATCTCACCGAAACAGGTCCTGCCGGTGATGGAGTCGAAGCCGGTGGCTCCCAGGAGGATAATAATAGCGACTCGCCGGAGAGGGAAGAagagttttcttcttcttcttcttccgatcAAGGAGATCCTGAAACCGATAAA CTGTATGATCTCATCAAGTCTAGAGTCGAAGGTCATGACTTTCGGGAAAAGATTGAGTTAGCTCAAGTTTCTCTTCTCCAAGATCTTCCTG ATGGTAGTAGCACTTGGGACGTAGTTAGTGAAGATGATGTATGGGGTGAGGGTGAAACAGAAGATGATTATGTTCTTGTTAGGGAGGAAGATATAGCTGATGGTATTGCGTGTTTTATGGCTACTTATTTATCTTCCCTTAAGCAGACCAAG GATATATCACCTGATCAGCTTCAGAAAG CACTTAGCACGATGTTTTCAGTGAAGAAGCGAAAGGGGAAGCTTCGAAAAGCATGGGAAGGAAGTAAAGTTATTTACAACGTTGCATCCTGGAGCGCAACTGCCATAGG GATATATCAAAACCCGATGATCTTGAGTATTGCATCCAAAGCCTTCTGGGTGTCTTGCAAGGCCATATCAAAGCTTGTCTGA
- the LOC106350773 gene encoding uncharacterized protein LOC106350773 produces the protein MEMAFGRICLLLWDFRCLHQAHVYRTFFFLIIGGYAITRFSLSCFVALRYLTYVMDVATPTSDCLHLVHDLLAPVIMKVNGKATLSHQENWILNEIKNQTEQILKLVFENYKSLDESSFSGMNDVVSSATGVPAPALAPAVKVYMLLHDILSPKDQSNLCHYFQVGAKKRSRMHMGETDEFVTNNNDPNFWDPSSMSSAYKKMTMVCKNVKNEIYTDIEIHNQYILPSFIDLPNLSASIYSTDLRNRLRTFLAAFPPSGPSPGVAELVIATVEFQRDLSSWNIGPIQAGVDAKELFHQYIMIWIQDRRLSLLESCKLDKVQWGGVRTQHSTTPFVDEMYTRLNETIQDYQVIISRWPKYIFVLESAIADVEKAIVEALEKQYANVLSPLKENLPPKKPYVVPDELGILLNTMKRMLDVLGSNIEDQFKAWSSSCIPEGGNVAHGDRLSEVTVMLRAKFRSYLQAVVEKLAQNFFFYCFLQKATTLKKILQDSKGISHCACSKESVGESDMHNLKEQLTNTLNNLHSVCATHVFIALSRGYWDRMGEIVLSFLENKTENRAWYKGPRVVVSMLDDTFAAEMQKLLGDSLREQDLEPPRSIVELRWILCKENA, from the exons ATGGAAATGGCTTTTGGAAGAATTTGCCTCCTACTATGGGATTTCAGATGTCTACACCAAGCTCACGTATACCgcactttcttttttttaatcattggAGGATATGCTATAACTCGGTTTTCTCTGTCGTGTTTTGTTGCATTAAGATACTTGACCTATGTGATGGATGTCGCTACACCAACTTCAGACTGTCTCCATTTGGTGCATGACTTGCTAGCACCTGTTATCATGAAAGTAAATGGCAAGGCTACCTTGAGTCATCAAGAG AATTGGATCCTAAATGAAATCAAGAACCAAACCGAGCAGATTCTGAAGCTGGTCTTTGAGAACTACAAATCTCTTGATGAGTCTTCTTTCTCTGGAATGAATGATGTAGTCAGTTCTGCAACAGGAGTTCCAGCGCCCGCACTCGCTCCTGCTGTTAAAGTGTACATGCTTCTGCATGATATATTGTCTCCGAAGGATCAGAGTAATCTTTGTCATTACTTCCAG GTAGGAGCAAAGAAGAGATCTAGAATGCATATGGGTGAGACAGATGAGTTTGTTACAAACAACAATGATCCCAATTTTTGGGATCCTTCTTCAATGTCGTCTGCTTACAAGAAAATGACCATGGTCTGCAAGAATGTAAAGAATGAGATTTATACTGATATCGAGATCCACAATCAATATATACTTCCCAG CTTTATTGACCTTCCAAACTTGTCAGCATCCATATATAGCACTGATCTCCGAAACAGACTTCGAACATTCCTTGCTGCATTTCCACCGTCTGGTCCTTCACCAGGAGTTGCAGAGCTTGTTATTGCAACTGTAGAATTTCAACGTGATCTTTCCAGCTGGAACATTGG TCCTATCCAAGCTGGTGTTGATGCAAAAGAATTGTTCCACCAGTATATTATGATTTGGATTCAAGATAGACGCCTTTCCTTACTTGAGTCATGCAAACTTGATAAG GTACAATGGGGCGGAGTCCGGACACAGCATTCAACAACCCCATTTGTTGATGAAATGTACACCAGGCTGAACGAAACCATTCAAGACTATCAAGTTATCATTTCTAGATGGCCCAAATATATCTTTGTCCTGGAGAGT GCCATTGCTGATGTTGAAAAAGCAATTGTGGAAGCTCTGGAGAAGCAGTATGCAAATGTCTTATCACCTCTAAAAGAAAACTTGCCTCCAAAAAAGCCATATGTAGTTCCGGATGAG CTGGGAATTTTATTAAACACTATGAAGAGAATGCTTGATGTTCTAGGGTCTAATATAGAGGATCAATTCAAAGCATGGTCTTCATCATGCATTCCTGAGGGTGGGAACGTAGCTCATGGGGATCGTCTTTCTGAGGTGACGGTGATGCTCAGAGCCAAGTTTCGAAGTTACCTTCAAGCTGTTGTCGAAAAACTCGCACAAAAT ttttttttttattgttttctacAAAAGGCGACAACGTTGAAGAAGATTCTTCAGGACTCTAAGGGCATCAGCCACTGCGCCTGCTCTAAagaaagtgttggagaatcagaCATGCATAACTTGAAGGAGCAGCTCACCAACACACTGAATAATCTACATTCGGTTTGTGCGACGCATGTATTCATCGCATTGTCTCGAGGATACTGGGATCGTATGGGAGAG ATTGTTCTAAGCTTTTTGGAGAACAAGACAGAGAACAGAGCTTGGTATAAGGGTCCTAGAGTTGTTGTCTCA ATGTTAGACGATACATTTGCAGCAGAGATGCAAAAGCTACTAGGAGATTCGTTGAGAGAGCAAGACCTGGAGCCTCCGAGATCGATTGTGGAGCTTCGCTGGATTCTTTGCAAGGAAAACGCCTAA